The following are encoded together in the Mesoterricola sediminis genome:
- a CDS encoding flavocytochrome c, with amino-acid sequence MSDENNFSRRGFLGAGSALLGGLALTQLPLDAAGKPGTVVETAMPKKWDETFDVVVVGSGFAGLAAAYEAKKAGASVVVLEKMPTAGGNSIINGGIVAAAGSPLQAKMGIKDNPELMAQDMIKAGLGLNHPALVKLISEKSTETVLWTINELGVKYLDNELVQEGGHTVKRSYKTYNSSGSAIVLPQLEKLKALGVEPRLETYVAKIYRDKDGRVKGLQVREGYEFPKADSGKVKNIRARKGVVLAHGGFGQDVAFRMIQDPKLTAKFESTNQPGATAEMWRESARVGCNIIQADWIQVGPWASPDEKGFGLAPHFAQEAASMYGIWIDATTGKRFIDELANRKIRADAIMMLMNQGHQCVALADAKGVSRLTPGVMTKLQERGVVKAFQTLEAVADYYKMPKAAFLETVAKYNTNIKNSDPKDPKDDIKNSTKLPQGTAPIETAPYYVSRLLPKIHHCMGGIFTNTNAEAMDVSTDKPIPGLYAAGEATGGVHGAVRLGSCAVIDCLVMGRAAGSNAAKAKAWG; translated from the coding sequence ATGAGTGATGAGAACAATTTCTCCCGCCGCGGCTTCCTGGGCGCCGGCAGCGCCCTCCTGGGCGGCCTCGCGCTGACCCAGCTGCCCCTCGACGCCGCCGGCAAGCCCGGCACCGTCGTGGAAACGGCCATGCCGAAGAAGTGGGATGAGACCTTCGACGTCGTCGTCGTCGGGTCCGGCTTCGCCGGTCTCGCCGCCGCCTACGAGGCCAAGAAGGCCGGCGCCTCCGTCGTCGTGCTCGAGAAGATGCCGACCGCGGGCGGCAACTCCATCATCAACGGCGGCATCGTCGCCGCCGCCGGGAGCCCCCTGCAGGCCAAGATGGGCATCAAGGACAACCCGGAGCTGATGGCGCAGGACATGATCAAGGCCGGCCTCGGCCTGAACCACCCCGCGCTGGTCAAGCTGATCTCCGAGAAGTCCACGGAGACCGTGCTCTGGACCATCAACGAGCTGGGCGTCAAGTACCTGGACAACGAGCTGGTCCAGGAGGGTGGCCACACCGTCAAGCGCAGCTACAAGACCTACAACTCCAGCGGGTCCGCCATCGTGCTGCCCCAGCTCGAGAAGCTGAAGGCCCTGGGCGTCGAGCCCCGCCTCGAGACCTACGTCGCCAAGATCTACCGCGACAAGGACGGGCGCGTGAAGGGCCTCCAGGTCCGCGAGGGCTACGAGTTCCCGAAGGCCGACAGCGGCAAGGTGAAGAACATCCGCGCCCGCAAGGGCGTGGTGCTGGCCCACGGCGGCTTCGGCCAGGACGTGGCCTTCCGCATGATCCAGGACCCCAAGCTCACCGCCAAGTTCGAGAGCACCAACCAGCCCGGCGCCACCGCCGAGATGTGGCGCGAATCCGCCCGCGTCGGCTGCAACATCATCCAGGCCGACTGGATCCAGGTGGGCCCCTGGGCCTCCCCGGACGAGAAGGGCTTCGGCCTCGCGCCCCACTTCGCCCAGGAAGCCGCCTCGATGTACGGCATCTGGATCGACGCGACCACCGGCAAGCGCTTCATCGACGAGCTGGCCAACCGCAAGATCCGCGCCGACGCGATCATGATGCTCATGAACCAGGGCCACCAGTGCGTGGCGCTGGCCGACGCCAAGGGCGTCAGCCGCCTGACCCCGGGCGTCATGACCAAGCTGCAGGAGCGCGGCGTGGTCAAGGCCTTCCAGACCCTCGAGGCCGTGGCCGACTACTACAAGATGCCCAAGGCCGCCTTCCTGGAGACGGTCGCCAAGTACAACACCAACATCAAGAACAGCGATCCCAAGGATCCCAAGGACGACATCAAGAACAGCACGAAGCTCCCGCAGGGCACCGCCCCCATCGAGACCGCGCCGTACTATGTCTCCCGCCTGCTCCCCAAGATCCACCACTGCATGGGCGGCATCTTCACCAACACCAACGCCGAAGCCATGGACGTCAGCACCGACAAGCCCATCCCCGGCCTCTACGCGGCCGGTGAGGCCACGGGCGGCGTGCACGGCGCCGTGCGCCTGGGCAGCTGCGCCGTCATCGACTGCCTGGTGATGGGCCGCGCCGCCGGTTCCAACGCCGCCAAGGCGAAGGCCTGGGGCTGA
- a CDS encoding cytochrome c3 family protein — translation MLRAFLIVLLGVLSVPLASAPARKPGVKATACATCHGKDKVLPAGHPDLKKAGACGDCHSGEKSLRTKLDLAHRHALAGVDCAACHGKAKPAKPAASVCTGCHDLEGLAAKTAQAKDHNPHADQHGYAKNCNLCHHAHKKSTNHCIQCHSFNWPVP, via the coding sequence ATGCTGCGTGCCTTCCTGATCGTCCTCCTGGGCGTTCTGAGCGTTCCCCTGGCTTCCGCGCCCGCGCGGAAGCCGGGGGTGAAGGCCACCGCTTGCGCAACCTGCCATGGCAAGGACAAGGTCCTGCCCGCCGGCCATCCCGACCTGAAGAAGGCCGGGGCCTGCGGGGACTGCCACTCCGGGGAGAAGAGCCTCCGGACGAAGCTGGACCTGGCGCATCGCCACGCCCTGGCTGGCGTGGACTGCGCCGCCTGCCATGGCAAGGCCAAGCCCGCCAAGCCCGCGGCCTCCGTCTGCACGGGGTGCCACGACCTGGAGGGCCTGGCCGCCAAGACCGCGCAGGCCAAGGACCACAACCCGCACGCGGACCAGCATGGGTACGCCAAGAACTGCAACCTGTGCCACCACGCCCACAAGAAGTCCACCAATCACTGCATTCAATGCCATTCCTTCAACTGGCCC